The Streptomyces collinus DNA segment AGCATCGCGTTCGGCGCGGATCTGCGCCCGGTGCTGGGGGACCGCCGCTACAGCGTGGTCCATGTGAAGAACCCCCAGGTCACGGGCATTCTCGTGCATGACGACACCTTGACCGGGGGCACGCTCATCGTCGGGTACCGGCCCGAGGACGGCGAGAGCCTGGAGGACTTCACCGACGACCGCTGCGCCGAGCTGGTGGGGGCCGCGGTGGGAGCGCCGGGGGTCGAGGTGACGATCCGCTCGCGCTTCCCCTGGGACATGGCGGAGCAGGTGGCCGAGAGCTTCGTGCACGGCAGGGTGCTGCTCGCCGGGGACGCGGCTCACGTGGTCCCGCCCACGGGGGGCTACGGCGCCAACACCGGTATCGCCGACGCCCACAACCTCGCCTGGAAGCTCGCCCTGGTGGCCGCGGGCGTCGCAGGGCCCGGCCTCGTGGAGACGTACGACGCCGAGCGGCGGCCCGTGGCGGTCTACACGGCCGAGCAGGGATCCCTCCAGCTCGCACTGCGTTCCGGCACCGCCACCCCGGAGCAGCAGGCCGCCGTCGCGGACGCGGTGACGGTGACGTCGGGGCAGGCGTACCGCTCCACGGCGGTGGTGGGGGAGCCGGACGGCGCGGATCTCCCGGTCGCCTCCGATCCGCGGGAACTGCGCGGGGCGCCGGGCACCCGGGCGCCGTATGTGGAGCTGCTGCGGGGCGGTGAAACGGTGTCCACGCTCGACCTCTTCGGGCGGGACTTCGTCCTGCTGACCGGAGAGCACGGCCGTGAGTGGATCTCGGCGGCCGTCTCCGCCTCCGCCGGACTGGGCCTGAAGATCACCGCCCGCCGGGTGGTGCCGGGTACGGACGCCGGGGCGGGCACCCTGGCCGACCCGGACGGCGACTGGTCCGAGCGCTACGGCGGTCTGCGCCCGGAAGGGGCTGTCCTGGTCAGGCCGGACGGTGTCGTCGCGTGGCGGTCGCCGGGCGCCGACCCGGGAGGCGAGGAGAGCGCGGTGCTGGCAGCGGTGCTGCGGAGTGTCCTCGCGCGAGAGTCCCGCACGGGCGGGAAGTAGCGGGCCGAGGTCCGTGGCGGCCGCCGCCGCGGGCCTCTGCCGTGCGGAGCGCCGGGCCGCCCACCCGGCCAGGGCACAGGGTCAGGCAGAACCCGACTCGTGCTGCAACTCGCCTACGGAGTCGACGTACTTGATGAGCAGGCGGGCGAATTCGAGCCGCTCCTCCTCCGGCCAGTCCTGAGTGATGCGCTCGAAGGCCGCACGCTGGTGGCGCCGGAAGCGGGCGAGCGTCTCGTGCCCCTCCGGGGTGAGCTGCAGGATCGTACGGCGGCCGTCGCGCTGCGAGGCCGCACGGATCAGATAGCCGGCGGAGATGCAGTCGGAGACCATCCGGCTGGCCACGGAGGGGTCGACGGCGAGCCGCTCGCCCACGACACCGACGGTGATCTCCTGACCCTCCTGGTCGGGCCCGTCCTGGACGATGTTGAGGACCAGCGTCCTGGTGAAGTCCTTGCGGGACACCTGCTTCTCCACGTTCAGCGCCTGCGCACGCCGCAGCCGGGAGAAGGCGGGGCCGACGGCGTCGAGCAGATCCGCTGCCCGGGGCGGGGGCTGAGTCGAAGTGTCCATGTCCGCATTCTAAGCGAGTTGATTACGGCAGACGAGCATCTGTATGCTCTCAATCGACTGCATGACATAAAGCATATACCTGTGAGCGAACATATATCGCCACAACTCTCGCGCACTTTCGACGCACACATCCACCGAGGGGGAACCCCATGTCCCAGTCCGTGCCACCCGAGCAGTCCGAACGCGACTTCGAGATCACCTACGACACCGACGTCGACTTCGACGTGCTGATCGTCGGCGGCGGTCCCGTCGGCATGCTGCTCGCCGCGGAGCTCCGGATCTCCCGCGTCCGGGCGGTCGTACTCGAACGGCTGCCCGAGCGCACCCCGCACTCCAAGGCCTTCGGGCTGCATGCCCGCTCCCTGGAATCCCTCGACCGGCGCGGCCTGCTCAAGCGGTTCCGCGAGGGAGCCCGGTCCTGGAACAACGGCCACTTCGCGGGCCTCGACGAGTGGGTCGACTTCTCCACCCTCGACAGCGCGCACGGCTACGCCCTGCTCTCCGAGCAGACCAGGACCGAGCGACTGCTGGAGGAGCGTGCCGCCGAGTTCGGCGCCGAGATCCGACGCGGTCACGAGGTCACCGCGATACGCCAGGACGCCGACGGCGTCGAGGCCGAGGTCGCCGGCCCCGACGGCACCTACACCCTGCGCGCCCGGTACGCCGTGGGCTGCGACGGCGGTCGCAGCCTGGTCCGCCGGGAGGCCGGCATCGACTTCCCCGGCACCGGCGGCCGGGTCACTGCCCGGCTCGGCGACGTGATCCTCGCCGACCGAGAGAACGCCCCCATGGGCATGGAGCGCACCGAACGCGGCCTGCTGTTCTGCGTGCCGCTGGACGACACCTACCACCGGGTCTCCACCTTCGACTTCGAGGCCGACCGCGAGCCCGGGGCGGAACTCACCCTGGAGGAGCTGACCGCCAGCCTGCGCGAGATCTGGGGCGACGACCTCGGTGCGCACTCGCCGCGCTGGCTCTCCGTCTTCACCGACTCCGCCTGCCAGGCGGACCGCTACCGCGAGGGCCGGCTGCTGATCGCGGGCGATGCCGCCCACACCCACTTCCCCGTCGGCGGGCAGGGCGTCAACCTCGGTCTCCAGGACGCCTTCAACCTCGGCTGGAAGCTCGCCGCCGAGGTGCACGGCTGGGCTCCCGAGGACCTGCTCGACAGCTACGACCGCGAACGCCAGGCGCCGGCCCGCAAGGTGCTGGCCAACACCCGCGCGCAGATCGCGCTGATGAACCCGGACCCCTACGTCACCCCGCTGCGCGAGCTCTTCACCGACCTCATGCGCAAGGAGCAGGTGAACCGGCACCTCGCCGAGATGCTCAGCGGCGTCACCGTCCGCTACGCGATCGACGGTCCCGAACACCGGCTGCTCGGCGACTTCGCCCGCGACCTGGAACTGAGGACCGAGGACGGCGTCAGGCCGCTCCCCAAGTACCTGAAGCGCGGCACCGGTCTGCTGCTCGACCTGACCGGCGACGGGCAGATCGGGCAGGTCCACGAGAAGTGGGCCGCGGGCGCCTCCTGGGCCGGCCGGCTCCAGCACGTCCGGGCCGAGTGCGCCGAGGAGCCGCAGCTGGCCGGTCTGCTGGTCCGCCCCGACGGCTATGTCGCCTGGGCCGCGGACCGGGACATGCCGGAGGCGGAGCTGCGCGAATCGCTGACCGCGGCCGTCACCACCTGGTTCGGCACCGACTGACGCAGGACCGGCGAGGGCCGGAGGGGCACGCCCCTCCGGCCGGCACGACAGCTACTCCAACCCCCCACACCGCTTGTGCACGTGAGAGGACGACGTGAGCAATCCCCCCTGGTCGCAGGAGTTACTGGAGAAGAGCGACCTGATCACCCCCATGGCCATCAGAGTGGCCGCCACCCTCGGACTCTCGGACCACATGGCCGCCGGAGCGGTCACGGTCGAGACGCTGGCCCGCGAGGCGGACGTGGACGCGATCGCCCTGGGCCGTCTCCTCGGTCACCTGGTGAACGCCGGGATCTACCGCCGGCTCCCCGACGGGGCCTACGAACCGACGGACCTCGGCGCCCTGTTGCGCGACGACCTCCCCCAGTCGGGCCGTGACTGGCTCCGCCTGGACGGCCCCACCGGCCGGGGCGAGGCGGCGGTGTTCCGCCTGCTCGATGCCGTGCGCTCCGGCGAACCCGTCTACTCCGCCCTGTACGGGCAGGAGTTCTGGACGGACGTCGAGTCGGACGGCGCGCTCGCCGAGGCCTTCGCCCGGCGGATGGCGGCGAGTATGCGCTGGGTCGTCCCCGAGCTGCTGGCCCAGGGCCACTGGCAGTCCGTACGGCACGTCGTCGACGTGGGTGGCGGAAGCGGTGACCTGCTCGCGGCCGTGGTCGACGCCACCCCGGGCGCGCGGGGCACGCTGCTCGACCTGGAGGCGCCCGCCGCCGCGGCCGAGCGGGACTTCGCGGACGCCGGACTCCAGGAGCGCTGCCGTGCGGTGGTCGGCAGCTTCTTCGATCCGCTGCCCGCCGACGGCGACGTGTACCTGCTGTCCAACGTCCTGCTCAACTGGCCCGACGACCGGGCGGCCGAGATTCTCCGGCGCTGCGCCGAAGCCGTTCGTCCGGGCGGCCGGGTCATGGTCCTCGAAGGCCTGCTCGACGTGCAGACCGACCAGACGGATCTGGACCTGCGGATGCTCATCTACCTGGGCGGGCGGATGCGCACCACCGAGCAGCTGCGCGAACTGGCCGCCGGTGCCGGGCTCGCACTGCGCCGCGTCGTCGACCTGGGACCGGTGCGCTCGCTCGTCGAACTCACGCGGGCCTGACCCGGCCCGTTCCCCCCCCGAACCCCCGCCGTGCATGCGGGAGCAACCCCGGTGTGCACGCAAGCGAATGAAAGAGAAAGAGGAGTACGTCCATGCGTATCGTCCGACACCACGAGTTCGGTGCCCCTTCGGTGCTTCAGCTCGAAGAGGCCGACATTCCTGTCCCCGGCCCCGGCCAGGTGCTGATCCGCGCCGAGGCCGTCGGGGTCAACTTCGCCGAGTGCCAGCGCCGTCAGGGCATCCCCGTCGGCGGTCCCGCCACGCTTCCCGGCTCGCCGGGCGGTGACGTCGCGGGCGTCGTCGAGCGGCTCGGCGAGGGCGTCGACCAGGTGAAGGTCGGTGACCGGGTGGTCACCGGTGTCGCCGCCGACGGGTACGCCGAGTACGTCGTCACCCAGGCCGACTGGCTGTTCACCGTCCCCGAGGGGATCGATCCCGGCCAGGCCACCTCGCTGCCCATCCCGGGCCAGACCGCCTACCACGTGATCGTCACGGCCGCGAAGCTCCAGCCCGGTGAGACCGTACTGATCACCGCCGCCGCGGGTGGCATCGGGCATCTGCTGGTCCAGATGGCCAAGGCGCTCGGCGCGGGCCAGATCATCGCCGCCGCCCGCGGAGCGGAGAAGCTGTCCTTCGCCGCCTCGCTCGGCGCCGACGTCACCGTCGACTACGGCGAGGACGGCTGGGACGAGAAGGTGCGGGCCGCGACCGACGGCCGGGGCGTGGACGTGGCCCTGGAGACCGTCGGCGGTGACATCCTCACCAAGTCCGTGAACCTCACCGCCCCGTTCGGGCGGACGGTGGTCTACGGCGCGGCGGGCGGCGAGCTGCCGGCCATCGACGTCGCCGACATCTTCGACAACCGCATCGTCATGGGCTTCAGCATGTGGGGCGTGATGAGCGCCAAGCCGGACGCCATGGCCGCGGGCGCCCGAGAGCTGCTCGACATGGTGAGCTCCGGCACGGTCCGGCCGGTCGTCCACGCCGAGCTGCCGCTGAAGGACGCGGCGGCCGCGCACGAGCTGATGGAGTCGCGCTCCCAGCTCGGCCGTGTGGTCCTCGTTCCCTGACACCCCCTCATGTCATGCATTCAACCACTGATGTGCGGTTGACAAGTGCATGCATGAAGACATGTAATTGCCTCACACCATGTAACCCGGATCCCTGGGCGGAGCCGCGCGAGAACCATCCGCGGCTCGACAACACCTCCTAGTTGGGAGAACACCATGCGAATCGTCCGCCACTACGAGCACGGCGCCCCCTCGGTGCTGCGTGTCGAAGAGGCGGAGAAGCCGCAGCCCGGACCGGGCGAAGTGCTGATCCGCTCCGAGGCCGTCGGCGTCACGTTCGCCGAGGTCCAACGCCGCCAGGGCATCCCGATCGGCGGCCACGCCACGCTGCCCGGCGCCCCCGGCGGCGATGTCGCCGGCGTCGTCGAGGCAGTCGGCGAGGGCGTCACCAACCTGAGCGCCGGGGACCGCGTCGTCGTCGACGTCGACCACAGCGCCTACGCCGACTACGTGACCGCCGACGCCGCCTGGGCCATCACCATCCCGGACACGATGGACGCGGCCGAGGCCACCCTGCTGCCCAGCCCCGCCCAGACGGCCTACCACGCCATCAAGGAGGCCGGCCAGCTCAGAGTGGGGGAGTCGATCCTGATCGACGCCGCCTCCGGGGGCGTCGGCCACCTCGCCGTGCAGATCGCCAAGGCGATGGGCGCGGGCAAGGTCATCGCCACCGCCAGTACACAGGCCAAGCTGGACTTCGTCCGTGACCTCGGTGCCGACGTCACCGTCAACTACACCGACGACGACTGGGACGACCAGGTCCGGGCGGCGACCGACGGCCGGGGCGTGGACGTCGTCCTGGAGACCGTCGGCGGCGACATCCTCACCAAGTCCATCGCCCTGACCGCCCAGTTCGGCCGGCTGGTCTTCTACGGCTCGGCCAGCGGCGACATCCAGCCCATCCATCCGCTGATGCTCAGCCGGATGAAGACCGTGGCCGGCTTCGCCCTGTACGCCATGCTCTACAACAAGCCCGAGGCGATCGCCGCGGGACAGCGCGACCTGCTCGACATGATCGCCACCGGCAAGGTGCGCCCGGTCGTCCACGAGCGGCTCGGTCTCGACGAGGCCGTCAAGGCGCACGAACTCATGGAGGCCCGGGCCCAGCTCGGCAAGGTCGTCCTCGTTCCCTGACGCGGGACCGGCGACGACCCACCGTCTCCCGACCGACGTGGCCGGTCACGACCATCCCCCGTTCGAGAGCGGCCACTCGCCGTACGGCACGAGAGGCACTCGTGCCGTACGGCGCAGCCCACAGCAATCCCCTGACGGACCCCACACCGCAGCCGACGCCGGCCGACCACGGCCGGCGGGACGGGGATGGCACCCACTCCAGCCTGAAAGGCCCATTCCCGTGCCCTCCCGGACCACAGGGGCAGACGGCCCGCTCACCGCCGTCGGTTCCCCACCCCAGACCCGGATCCGTCCCGTCATCACCGCCTGCCTGCTGGCCGTCTTCCTGGCCATGCTGGACTCGCAGATCGTGGCCACCGCGCTGCCCCGCATCGTCGGGGACCTCGGCGGCCTCGACGTCTTCGCCTGGGTGACGACCGCGTACATCATCTCCGCCAGCGTCACCACGCCCGTCTACGGCAAGCTCGGCGACCTCTTCGGCCGGAAGAAGATCTTCCTGATCGCCGTCGCGGTGTTCCTGGCCGGGTCCGCGCTGAGCGGCGCCGCCCAGTCCATGGACCAGCTCATCCTGTTCCGCACCGTGCAGGGCATCGGCGCCGGCGGCCTCTTCGTCTCCGTGCTCGCCATCATCGGCGAGCTGTTCAACCCGCGCGAGGCCGCCAAGTACTTCAACCTCTTCGGCATCGTCTTCGCCCTCGCGGCGCTGGCCGGGCCCGCCGTCGGCGGTGCTCTCACCGACCTGCTGAGCTGGCACTGGGTCTTCCTGATCAACCTGCCCGTCGGCATCGTGATCCTGGTGCTGGTCTCCACCTGCCTGCACCTGCCCCGCGTCGAGCGCCCCGCGCACATCGACTACACCGGCTTCGTCCTGCTCAGCGCCGCAATCGTCGCGCTCACCCTGGCCGCGAGCTGGGGCGGAGTGAAGTACGCATGGCTGGACTGGCGGATCCTCGGACTCGGCGCGGCGGCCGTGCTGCTCGCCGTCGCGTTCGTCGCCGCCGAGCGCCGGACCACCGAACCCGTCATCCCGCTGCACCTCTTCCGCGACTCCACCTTCAGCGTCAGCGTGCTGGTGAGCGTCGCTGCGGGCATCGTCTTCCTCGGCTCGGTCAACTTCCTGGCGATCTACATCCAGGTGGTCACCGGCGCCAGCCCGACCATGTCCGGAGTGGTGCTGCTGCCCATGATGTTCGGCTTGGTCGCCTCCTCCGTCGTCAGCGGCGCGGCGATCACCAAGACCGGGCGTTACAAGTGGTACCCCGTGCTCAGCATGGCCGTCGGCACAGCGGGGGCGCTGCTGCTGGCCACCATGGACACCGGGACACCCCGTGTTGT contains these protein-coding regions:
- a CDS encoding FAD-dependent monooxygenase, which codes for MTSASEPSGPSGSAPVLIVGGSLVGLSTAVFLARHGVRCTLVERHPGTSVHPRAVGYYPRTGELLRQAGVEDAAVREASGFATHRTRAGVTSLAGEVLFSKEELEGDDDLGDLTPSRLLLLPQDRLEPLLRDRAVELGADLRFGTELVSFAEDPEGVTAVLDDGTGGTRTFRSSYLVACDGPRSTVREALKVPRQGRGVLSRHVSIAFGADLRPVLGDRRYSVVHVKNPQVTGILVHDDTLTGGTLIVGYRPEDGESLEDFTDDRCAELVGAAVGAPGVEVTIRSRFPWDMAEQVAESFVHGRVLLAGDAAHVVPPTGGYGANTGIADAHNLAWKLALVAAGVAGPGLVETYDAERRPVAVYTAEQGSLQLALRSGTATPEQQAAVADAVTVTSGQAYRSTAVVGEPDGADLPVASDPRELRGAPGTRAPYVELLRGGETVSTLDLFGRDFVLLTGEHGREWISAAVSASAGLGLKITARRVVPGTDAGAGTLADPDGDWSERYGGLRPEGAVLVRPDGVVAWRSPGADPGGEESAVLAAVLRSVLARESRTGGK
- a CDS encoding FAD-dependent monooxygenase, with the translated sequence MSQSVPPEQSERDFEITYDTDVDFDVLIVGGGPVGMLLAAELRISRVRAVVLERLPERTPHSKAFGLHARSLESLDRRGLLKRFREGARSWNNGHFAGLDEWVDFSTLDSAHGYALLSEQTRTERLLEERAAEFGAEIRRGHEVTAIRQDADGVEAEVAGPDGTYTLRARYAVGCDGGRSLVRREAGIDFPGTGGRVTARLGDVILADRENAPMGMERTERGLLFCVPLDDTYHRVSTFDFEADREPGAELTLEELTASLREIWGDDLGAHSPRWLSVFTDSACQADRYREGRLLIAGDAAHTHFPVGGQGVNLGLQDAFNLGWKLAAEVHGWAPEDLLDSYDRERQAPARKVLANTRAQIALMNPDPYVTPLRELFTDLMRKEQVNRHLAEMLSGVTVRYAIDGPEHRLLGDFARDLELRTEDGVRPLPKYLKRGTGLLLDLTGDGQIGQVHEKWAAGASWAGRLQHVRAECAEEPQLAGLLVRPDGYVAWAADRDMPEAELRESLTAAVTTWFGTD
- a CDS encoding methyltransferase, whose product is MSNPPWSQELLEKSDLITPMAIRVAATLGLSDHMAAGAVTVETLAREADVDAIALGRLLGHLVNAGIYRRLPDGAYEPTDLGALLRDDLPQSGRDWLRLDGPTGRGEAAVFRLLDAVRSGEPVYSALYGQEFWTDVESDGALAEAFARRMAASMRWVVPELLAQGHWQSVRHVVDVGGGSGDLLAAVVDATPGARGTLLDLEAPAAAAERDFADAGLQERCRAVVGSFFDPLPADGDVYLLSNVLLNWPDDRAAEILRRCAEAVRPGGRVMVLEGLLDVQTDQTDLDLRMLIYLGGRMRTTEQLRELAAGAGLALRRVVDLGPVRSLVELTRA
- a CDS encoding MDR family MFS transporter, which translates into the protein MPSRTTGADGPLTAVGSPPQTRIRPVITACLLAVFLAMLDSQIVATALPRIVGDLGGLDVFAWVTTAYIISASVTTPVYGKLGDLFGRKKIFLIAVAVFLAGSALSGAAQSMDQLILFRTVQGIGAGGLFVSVLAIIGELFNPREAAKYFNLFGIVFALAALAGPAVGGALTDLLSWHWVFLINLPVGIVILVLVSTCLHLPRVERPAHIDYTGFVLLSAAIVALTLAASWGGVKYAWLDWRILGLGAAAVLLAVAFVAAERRTTEPVIPLHLFRDSTFSVSVLVSVAAGIVFLGSVNFLAIYIQVVTGASPTMSGVVLLPMMFGLVASSVVSGAAITKTGRYKWYPVLSMAVGTAGALLLATMDTGTPRVVVIAYMLVFGVAAGLNMQVLTMAAQNTAPRDDIGAVHATVSFARQLGTTVGISLFASIFYNRLTEEIADRTPPGALRGIDHDALSSTETLDRLTGPVRHAVEQSYAAALTPVFLTAVPVLLLGLVAALTMKNLPLRGEDHQGGEAAVEES
- a CDS encoding MarR family winged helix-turn-helix transcriptional regulator, yielding MDTSTQPPPRAADLLDAVGPAFSRLRRAQALNVEKQVSRKDFTRTLVLNIVQDGPDQEGQEITVGVVGERLAVDPSVASRMVSDCISAGYLIRAASQRDGRRTILQLTPEGHETLARFRRHQRAAFERITQDWPEEERLEFARLLIKYVDSVGELQHESGSA
- a CDS encoding quinone oxidoreductase family protein, whose product is MRIVRHHEFGAPSVLQLEEADIPVPGPGQVLIRAEAVGVNFAECQRRQGIPVGGPATLPGSPGGDVAGVVERLGEGVDQVKVGDRVVTGVAADGYAEYVVTQADWLFTVPEGIDPGQATSLPIPGQTAYHVIVTAAKLQPGETVLITAAAGGIGHLLVQMAKALGAGQIIAAARGAEKLSFAASLGADVTVDYGEDGWDEKVRAATDGRGVDVALETVGGDILTKSVNLTAPFGRTVVYGAAGGELPAIDVADIFDNRIVMGFSMWGVMSAKPDAMAAGARELLDMVSSGTVRPVVHAELPLKDAAAAHELMESRSQLGRVVLVP
- a CDS encoding quinone oxidoreductase family protein translates to MRIVRHYEHGAPSVLRVEEAEKPQPGPGEVLIRSEAVGVTFAEVQRRQGIPIGGHATLPGAPGGDVAGVVEAVGEGVTNLSAGDRVVVDVDHSAYADYVTADAAWAITIPDTMDAAEATLLPSPAQTAYHAIKEAGQLRVGESILIDAASGGVGHLAVQIAKAMGAGKVIATASTQAKLDFVRDLGADVTVNYTDDDWDDQVRAATDGRGVDVVLETVGGDILTKSIALTAQFGRLVFYGSASGDIQPIHPLMLSRMKTVAGFALYAMLYNKPEAIAAGQRDLLDMIATGKVRPVVHERLGLDEAVKAHELMEARAQLGKVVLVP